The following coding sequences are from one Halococcus hamelinensis 100A6 window:
- a CDS encoding NAD-dependent epimerase/dehydratase family protein yields MDVLITGAGGVVGGAILEHLGEDPAYSFTCLDTDPLPDRETVVADVTDYEAIRPAFEGHDAVVHLALVPGTGGASDRGLGWSDPLAANLRGINNVYEAAVEADLDSIVFASSNHAVGMVEVRNAPEIYTSDAGVTADETEPHRPDSAYGLTKSYGEDLGRLAAEAHDVRFYGLRIGACRGPEYDHPYGDAERGVDDGTVERGSDEYDEQVARMKGLWHSRRDLAHLVECCLRDDTVEWDHFYGVSANDRRWLDDLDHARETVGYEPQDDGEEWSSPPE; encoded by the coding sequence ATGGACGTCCTCATCACGGGTGCGGGCGGTGTCGTCGGCGGTGCGATCCTCGAGCACCTGGGCGAGGATCCGGCGTACTCGTTCACGTGTCTCGACACGGACCCGCTGCCCGACCGTGAGACGGTCGTCGCCGACGTGACCGACTACGAAGCGATCCGACCCGCCTTCGAGGGCCACGACGCGGTGGTTCACCTCGCCCTGGTCCCGGGAACCGGTGGAGCCAGCGATCGCGGGCTTGGGTGGTCTGACCCCCTTGCAGCGAATCTCCGTGGGATCAACAACGTCTACGAGGCAGCCGTCGAGGCCGACCTCGATAGTATCGTCTTCGCCTCGTCGAATCACGCGGTCGGGATGGTCGAGGTACGGAACGCACCCGAGATCTACACCTCGGACGCCGGCGTGACGGCCGACGAAACCGAGCCACATCGACCGGACTCCGCGTACGGACTCACGAAGTCGTACGGGGAGGACCTGGGTCGCCTCGCCGCGGAGGCACACGACGTTCGCTTCTATGGGCTCCGCATCGGTGCGTGTCGCGGGCCCGAGTACGACCACCCGTACGGCGATGCCGAACGCGGCGTCGACGATGGAACCGTCGAACGGGGGAGCGACGAGTACGACGAGCAGGTCGCCCGGATGAAGGGCCTCTGGCACTCCCGGCGTGACCTCGCGCATCTCGTCGAGTGCTGCCTCCGGGACGACACGGTCGAGTGGGACCACTTCTACGGCGTGAGCGCGAACGACCGCCGGTGGCTCGACGACCTCGACCACGCCCGTGAGACGGTCGGCTACGAACCGCAGGACGACGGCGAGGAGTGGAGTTCCCCGCCCGAATAG
- a CDS encoding carboxylate--amine ligase produces the protein MRRALVLNAERRQALAAIRSLGRQGIAVTAMAEQRFTAGGLSKYTERSIRYPNPRDHEAAFLDVLLDELQRREYDLLLAGNNQTVVPVVESRDRLEPYVTVPHPEYATLMRGLDKGRTMMAAREAGIPHPTTLTPDELDLDAVESALDYPVVVKPRTAAGRQGVSVCDSAAELERVYERTRRQHGPLLVQEFIPNGGECGVYVLYDGDSERRAHVVQRRLRTVPPEGGLSTYRETFESPELVSLADDFLSALDWTGVAHVEFRIDPRNGEPKLIEINPHFWHSLPHAIASGVDFPYLLYQLAVEGECETVEGYQVGVRSQWLIGELAHVLASENALEAGRGVVRAAATNRNYDIASASDPLAMGGSLLGEGYNFVKRRLPKPL, from the coding sequence ATGAGACGTGCCTTAGTGCTGAACGCCGAACGTCGGCAGGCGTTGGCGGCGATACGTAGTCTCGGCCGGCAGGGGATCGCCGTCACGGCGATGGCCGAACAGCGGTTCACCGCCGGCGGTCTCTCGAAGTACACCGAGCGTTCGATACGCTACCCGAACCCCCGCGACCACGAAGCGGCCTTCCTCGACGTCCTCCTCGACGAGCTCCAGCGGCGGGAGTACGACCTACTCCTTGCGGGGAACAATCAGACGGTAGTGCCCGTCGTAGAGTCCCGTGACCGACTGGAACCGTACGTAACCGTTCCCCACCCCGAGTACGCGACGTTGATGCGTGGACTGGACAAGGGACGGACGATGATGGCCGCGCGCGAGGCGGGTATCCCCCACCCGACGACGCTGACCCCGGACGAACTGGACCTGGACGCGGTCGAGTCGGCGCTCGACTATCCGGTCGTGGTCAAGCCACGGACGGCCGCCGGCCGGCAAGGGGTGTCGGTCTGTGACTCCGCCGCTGAACTCGAACGCGTCTACGAACGGACCCGCCGCCAGCACGGGCCGCTACTCGTACAGGAGTTCATCCCGAACGGCGGCGAATGCGGTGTGTACGTACTCTATGACGGTGATTCGGAGCGCAGGGCACACGTCGTCCAACGACGTCTACGGACCGTTCCCCCGGAGGGTGGACTGAGCACCTATCGCGAAACGTTCGAGAGCCCCGAACTGGTCTCGCTCGCGGACGACTTCCTCTCGGCGCTCGACTGGACGGGTGTGGCACACGTCGAGTTCCGCATCGACCCGCGGAACGGCGAGCCGAAACTCATCGAGATCAACCCCCACTTCTGGCACAGCCTTCCCCACGCCATCGCCTCCGGCGTCGACTTCCCGTACTTGCTGTACCAGCTAGCGGTCGAGGGGGAGTGCGAGACGGTCGAGGGGTACCAGGTGGGCGTACGGAGCCAGTGGCTCATCGGGGAACTCGCACACGTACTGGCGAGCGAGAACGCGCTCGAAGCCGGACGCGGGGTCGTCCGGGCGGCAGCCACGAACCGAAACTACGATATCGCGTCGGCGAGCGACCCGCTGGCGATGGGCGGGAGTCTGCTGGGCGAGGGCTACAACTTCGTGAAGCGCCGCCTCCCGAAACCCTTGTGA
- a CDS encoding selenium-binding family protein, with product MSDARGPNETSTDGAQPGGSEGPGYTTPQAAIEESTPEKVAYVMGLYVGTDVDAPDFLGVVDVDPDSDTYTEVIDRVEMPNRGDELHHFGWNACSSSCHTEGLERRHLVIPGQRSSRIHIVDTNDRRNPELTKVIEPEEVFEHDLSAPHTVHCIPDGNILISMLGDRDGDLPGGFLALDEDFEVEGRWEPPGEIEMNYDYWYQPRHDVMVSSEWAAPKTYYPGFDLDDVEAGNYGQRIHVWDWEDRTVEQTLDLGEEGLIPLEVRFLHSPEATHGYVGAALSSNVFHFYDAGDEWRAESVIDVDAREHEGWEMPVPGLVTDLLVSMDDRYLFFSNWLHGDVRMYDISDPSNPRLADRIWAGGHFGDPAPVQNRELAGGPQMLQLSLDGERLYWTTSLFSSWDNQFYPEEAERGSVMLKADVNPRRGTMQLDEEFLVDFGELPTGPARAHEIRWPDGDCTSDVWQ from the coding sequence ATGAGTGACGCACGAGGACCGAACGAGACGTCGACGGACGGTGCACAGCCGGGCGGTTCGGAGGGACCGGGCTATACGACCCCACAGGCCGCTATCGAGGAATCCACACCCGAAAAGGTCGCCTATGTGATGGGCCTCTACGTCGGCACGGACGTCGACGCGCCGGATTTCCTCGGCGTGGTGGACGTCGACCCGGATTCGGACACCTACACCGAGGTCATCGACCGCGTCGAGATGCCGAACCGCGGCGACGAACTCCACCACTTCGGCTGGAACGCCTGTTCGTCGTCCTGTCACACGGAGGGCCTCGAACGCCGCCATCTCGTCATCCCCGGCCAGCGCTCCTCGCGGATCCACATCGTGGACACGAACGACCGACGAAACCCCGAACTCACGAAGGTCATCGAACCCGAGGAGGTGTTCGAACACGACCTCTCAGCCCCACACACCGTCCACTGTATCCCGGATGGAAACATCCTCATCTCGATGCTCGGCGACCGGGACGGCGACCTCCCCGGCGGGTTCCTCGCGCTCGACGAGGACTTCGAGGTCGAGGGGCGGTGGGAGCCGCCCGGCGAGATCGAGATGAACTACGACTACTGGTACCAGCCACGACACGACGTGATGGTCTCCAGTGAATGGGCCGCGCCCAAGACCTACTATCCGGGATTCGACCTCGACGACGTCGAGGCGGGCAACTACGGCCAGCGGATCCACGTCTGGGACTGGGAGGACAGAACCGTCGAACAGACGCTCGACCTCGGTGAGGAGGGACTGATACCCCTCGAAGTCCGCTTCCTCCACAGCCCCGAGGCCACCCACGGGTACGTCGGGGCGGCGCTCTCCTCGAACGTGTTCCACTTCTACGACGCCGGGGACGAGTGGCGCGCGGAGAGCGTCATCGACGTCGACGCACGGGAGCACGAGGGCTGGGAGATGCCGGTTCCGGGTCTCGTGACCGACCTCCTCGTCTCGATGGACGACCGGTACCTGTTCTTCTCGAACTGGCTCCACGGCGACGTCCGAATGTACGACATCTCGGACCCATCGAACCCACGACTCGCGGACCGCATCTGGGCGGGCGGGCACTTCGGTGACCCAGCGCCAGTTCAGAACCGTGAACTCGCCGGTGGTCCACAGATGCTCCAACTCAGCCTCGATGGGGAGCGCCTCTACTGGACCACTTCGTTGTTCTCGAGCTGGGATAACCAGTTCTACCCCGAGGAGGCCGAGCGCGGCTCGGTGATGCTGAAGGCCGACGTGAACCCGCGCCGGGGAACCATGCAGCTCGACGAGGAGTTCCTCGTGGACTTCGGGGAGCTTCCCACCGGCCCGGCCCGTGCTCACGAGATCCGCTGGCCGGACGGCGACTGTACGAGCGATGTCTGGCAGTAG
- a CDS encoding ABC transporter substrate-binding protein translates to MAPMGTVEFQSPPESVFTVLLHHADMALALGYGDSLTGMYNPEGFEESYNTLLERLDGVSVDWSDLVDTYNPDKELLYELDSDIHLEDPANMVLMDAWETEDVEEIRTNVSPWFGNSLSRNHSEPPKGWADRYRYYTLWEIFGKVAEVFQEGTRYEALSEIHTNLLSTIESGLPQSDDRPRTARVLLRKGIWVYQMNGPGTVRAHTRVFDVEDALADVPNASQIDIEGLAEADPEVVLVDGGLGPEWTSTKQQLTDEPAAQSITAVENDQVYPIGVRYGGPVMNVFQLETIAKQLFPEQFGEWPAYDGGPYPEFPEDEQLFDRQRMVDVINGDL, encoded by the coding sequence ATGGCCCCGATGGGAACGGTCGAATTCCAAAGCCCGCCGGAGAGCGTGTTTACGGTCCTCCTTCACCACGCGGACATGGCGCTCGCACTCGGCTACGGCGACTCGCTCACCGGGATGTACAACCCGGAGGGGTTCGAGGAGAGCTACAACACGCTTCTCGAACGGCTCGATGGGGTCTCGGTCGACTGGTCGGACCTCGTCGATACGTACAATCCCGACAAGGAACTCCTCTACGAACTCGATAGCGACATCCACCTCGAAGACCCCGCGAACATGGTCCTGATGGACGCGTGGGAGACCGAAGACGTCGAGGAGATCCGGACGAACGTCTCACCGTGGTTCGGTAACTCGCTCAGCCGTAATCACAGCGAGCCACCGAAGGGATGGGCCGACCGGTATCGGTACTACACCCTCTGGGAGATCTTCGGTAAGGTCGCGGAGGTCTTCCAGGAAGGGACACGGTACGAGGCTCTCTCCGAGATCCACACGAACCTCCTCTCGACTATCGAATCCGGTCTTCCACAGTCCGACGACCGGCCGCGTACGGCACGAGTGCTCCTGCGAAAGGGGATCTGGGTCTATCAGATGAACGGGCCGGGCACCGTTCGAGCGCATACTCGCGTGTTCGACGTCGAGGATGCGCTTGCCGACGTGCCGAACGCGAGCCAGATCGACATCGAGGGGCTTGCCGAAGCCGACCCGGAGGTCGTCCTCGTCGACGGTGGGTTGGGCCCGGAGTGGACGTCGACCAAACAGCAGCTCACGGACGAACCGGCCGCCCAGAGCATCACGGCTGTGGAAAACGACCAGGTCTATCCGATCGGTGTCCGATACGGCGGCCCGGTGATGAACGTCTTCCAACTCGAAACGATCGCCAAACAGCTGTTCCCGGAGCAGTTCGGCGAGTGGCCAGCCTACGACGGTGGCCCGTATCCGGAGTTTCCGGAGGACGAACAGCTCTTCGACCGCCAGCGCATGGTGGACGTCATCAACGGGGACCTCTAG
- a CDS encoding four-carbon acid sugar kinase family protein, with the protein MPRVTVVADDLTGATDTGHSFAVRGAATRVAVRPESAADSTVRVVNTDSRYADPRTAAERVTEAVDGFDGVVYDKVDSTLRGNVVAEADAIMDATDARFGIVAPAAPELGRVTAGGQHLVDGRLLTDTEYADDANGPTTTHLPTLFSGSAYPVVHLDIGTVASGTEAVAEAFAAVEPDRAFVVCDVTHQRHLATIARAGASLDERVVYVGSAGLAEAVVVPDGPGELVHESPATEPPTGGALGIVGSVSETTLRQLAALPDDQVLSFDPETLLADPDQAGFRIGERAVERLANGESTVVTAARDRSAVEQTLALGHEADLTESEVRDRVTCALAGSARRAIECASGLFVTGGDVAMAVLDALDAAALVLSGEAVETGIPRSRIAGGPADGLPVVTKAGGFGSPSTVINCLESLRGDDD; encoded by the coding sequence ATGCCACGCGTCACGGTCGTCGCCGACGACCTCACCGGGGCGACCGACACCGGTCACAGCTTCGCGGTCCGCGGTGCGGCGACCCGCGTGGCGGTCCGACCCGAGTCCGCCGCCGACTCGACCGTCCGCGTGGTCAACACCGACTCGCGGTACGCCGACCCGCGGACCGCCGCCGAACGAGTCACGGAGGCGGTCGACGGCTTCGATGGAGTGGTCTACGACAAGGTCGATTCGACGCTCCGCGGAAACGTCGTCGCCGAGGCGGACGCCATCATGGACGCGACGGACGCACGGTTCGGGATCGTCGCGCCTGCAGCGCCCGAACTCGGACGCGTCACTGCCGGTGGCCAGCACCTCGTCGACGGCCGACTCCTCACCGACACCGAGTACGCGGACGACGCCAACGGCCCGACGACGACACACCTTCCCACGCTGTTTTCGGGTTCGGCGTATCCGGTGGTCCACCTCGACATCGGGACGGTCGCGAGCGGCACGGAAGCGGTCGCCGAGGCGTTTGCGGCGGTCGAACCCGACCGGGCGTTCGTGGTCTGTGACGTGACCCATCAGCGCCATCTCGCGACCATCGCTCGCGCGGGCGCGTCGCTCGACGAGCGCGTCGTCTACGTCGGGAGCGCGGGGCTCGCGGAGGCGGTCGTGGTGCCGGATGGCCCGGGCGAGTTAGTCCACGAATCACCAGCGACCGAACCACCAACCGGCGGCGCACTCGGGATCGTCGGCAGCGTCAGCGAGACGACCCTCCGGCAGTTGGCCGCGCTGCCCGACGACCAAGTGCTTTCGTTCGACCCCGAAACGCTGCTCGCCGACCCCGACCAAGCAGGTTTTCGGATTGGCGAGCGCGCTGTGGAGCGACTCGCGAACGGCGAGTCGACGGTCGTCACCGCCGCCCGCGATCGCTCGGCGGTCGAGCAAACGCTCGCGCTCGGCCATGAGGCCGACCTCACCGAGTCCGAGGTCCGTGATAGGGTTACGTGTGCGCTCGCCGGGAGCGCCCGCCGAGCCATCGAGTGCGCGAGCGGGCTGTTCGTCACCGGCGGCGACGTGGCGATGGCAGTGCTCGACGCGCTCGATGCGGCGGCACTCGTGCTCTCGGGTGAGGCAGTCGAGACCGGGATCCCGCGGAGCCGGATCGCGGGCGGCCCCGCCGACGGGCTGCCGGTCGTCACGAAGGCCGGTGGGTTCGGCTCCCCGTCGACAGTGATTAACTGTCTGGAATCCCTCCGTGGCGACGATGACTGA
- a CDS encoding arsenate reductase/protein-tyrosine-phosphatase family protein translates to MTLPIPTNLSQLTTYLRQGKRRLTIEVWRLWLQRKNDARPTNPPTLASLPPEPTVLFLCFGNICRSPMAERFLRNRLTEIGREGGTVRSAGFVEQDGRSSPDPAVTVAREYDVNLAEHGAKRVTREMVEDSDVVFVMDMWNYYDMKDAFADAMDRVYFLKPADENGGGFEIRDPHHSGVKRFETVYGTIADAIDRLVESR, encoded by the coding sequence ATGACGCTCCCGATTCCGACGAACCTCTCCCAGCTGACGACGTACCTCCGACAGGGCAAACGTCGGCTAACGATCGAGGTCTGGCGGCTGTGGCTACAGCGAAAGAACGATGCTCGGCCCACGAACCCACCCACGCTCGCCTCGTTGCCGCCCGAGCCGACGGTCCTCTTTCTCTGTTTCGGGAACATCTGCCGGAGTCCGATGGCCGAGCGGTTTCTCAGGAACCGATTGACGGAGATCGGCCGCGAGGGGGGTACGGTGCGTTCGGCGGGGTTCGTCGAACAGGACGGCCGGTCCAGCCCGGACCCGGCGGTCACCGTCGCGCGCGAATACGACGTGAACCTCGCCGAACACGGCGCGAAACGCGTGACGCGGGAGATGGTCGAAGACAGCGACGTCGTCTTCGTCATGGACATGTGGAACTACTACGACATGAAAGACGCGTTCGCGGACGCGATGGACCGCGTCTACTTCCTCAAGCCCGCCGACGAGAACGGCGGTGGGTTCGAGATCCGCGACCCACACCACAGCGGCGTCAAGCGGTTCGAAACCGTCTACGGAACCATCGCCGACGCGATCGATCGACTGGTCGAATCGCGGTGA
- a CDS encoding 2Fe-2S iron-sulfur cluster-binding protein, with protein MSGSSVHETVLSWSAGHERVIGARADESVLSAAERADLALPFGCRTGACATCTGRVVDGRIEHSRPPRALKDRHLAAGYVLLCIAEPRSDCRIEVGSDVQTELVSNPWK; from the coding sequence ATGTCTGGCAGTAGCGTCCACGAGACCGTCCTGTCGTGGTCGGCGGGTCACGAAAGGGTGATCGGGGCCCGTGCGGACGAGTCCGTCCTGAGCGCGGCCGAACGCGCGGACCTGGCGCTTCCCTTCGGCTGTCGAACCGGCGCGTGTGCCACCTGCACCGGACGGGTCGTCGATGGGCGGATCGAGCATTCGCGCCCGCCACGCGCCCTGAAGGACCGCCATCTGGCAGCGGGCTACGTGCTACTGTGTATCGCCGAGCCGCGGTCCGACTGCCGGATCGAGGTGGGTTCGGACGTCCAGACCGAGCTAGTGTCGAACCCGTGGAAGTAA
- the pdxA gene encoding 4-hydroxythreonine-4-phosphate dehydrogenase PdxA produces the protein MTDRPTVGVTMGDPAGIGPEILVTGYRALREVADPLVIGDASVLEAACRVCESDLGIERVDTPGDAAFTADRIPVIDLDNVADLDRGVVRESYGRASLAYVERAIELALDDSIDAMTTAPINKQATALAGSEHAGHTGLLADATDTENYSMMLIEADLRVSHVSTHVPLSEACDLVTETAVLETIRVTDAALSDLGVDDPTVAVAGLNPHASDGGLLGETEELEIEPAVSRAREEGIDVFGPESPDTVYVRAARGAADCVVSMYHDQGHIPIKMLGFQGDGAVSGVNVTIGLPIVRTSVDHGTAFDIAGDGVASEASLVDAVGVAAEMASGRGRAERRGEPA, from the coding sequence ATGACTGACCGACCCACGGTCGGGGTCACGATGGGTGACCCGGCCGGAATCGGCCCGGAGATACTCGTCACGGGCTATCGCGCGCTGCGGGAGGTGGCGGACCCCCTCGTGATCGGCGACGCGAGCGTGCTCGAAGCGGCGTGTCGCGTCTGTGAGTCGGACCTCGGCATCGAACGCGTCGACACGCCGGGGGATGCCGCCTTCACCGCCGACCGGATCCCCGTCATCGACCTCGACAACGTCGCGGATCTCGATCGGGGCGTGGTCCGGGAGTCCTACGGGCGAGCCAGCCTCGCGTACGTCGAACGCGCGATCGAACTCGCGCTGGATGACTCGATCGACGCGATGACGACGGCACCGATCAACAAACAGGCGACCGCGCTCGCGGGGAGCGAGCACGCCGGCCACACCGGGTTGCTCGCCGACGCCACCGACACCGAGAACTACTCGATGATGCTGATCGAAGCGGACCTCCGGGTGAGCCACGTCAGCACTCACGTCCCGCTCTCCGAGGCCTGCGACCTCGTCACCGAGACCGCGGTGCTGGAGACGATCCGGGTGACCGACGCGGCGCTCTCGGACCTCGGGGTCGACGACCCCACCGTCGCGGTGGCGGGGCTCAACCCCCACGCCAGCGACGGCGGATTGCTCGGCGAGACTGAAGAACTCGAGATCGAACCCGCCGTCTCCCGCGCCCGCGAGGAAGGAATCGACGTGTTCGGCCCGGAGTCGCCGGATACGGTCTACGTTCGGGCCGCCCGTGGTGCCGCCGACTGTGTCGTCTCGATGTATCACGACCAGGGGCACATCCCGATCAAGATGCTCGGCTTTCAGGGGGATGGCGCGGTGAGCGGGGTCAACGTCACCATCGGCCTCCCCATCGTGCGCACCAGCGTCGACCACGGCACCGCGTTCGATATCGCGGGCGACGGGGTCGCGAGCGAGGCGAGCCTGGTCGATGCGGTGGGGGTGGCCGCCGAGATGGCGAGTGGACGAGGTCGTGCCGAACGTCGAGGTGAACCCGCGTGA